TGCCGGAGAGACACTTCTTATCACCGCCGGACACGCTCGAATCGACTTCAACTCGTTGGAGGAAGACGAAGCGTCTCCTCGGTCAATTTCACAAACACCTTCTCTGCGTATAATTTTTTGATTTAAAGTGGATCAAAATGCatagatttaagaaaaatgatgctTAAATCAATTCCTACACACATCATCATGCATGTTATGATCAATCAAAAGTATTATGATTTCTAAGAATATTTacaaaataatcaaataaagCATATTTTTAGTGTGCTTTTATGGGATGACGAGCCCGTAGCATTTCAACGGCGCTGGGCCACCGATCCCCTCCTTTTAAAGCGTGGAGGCGCTTAAAAGATAAAGATGAAGTGTCTCTGTCACGATATTGATGATCGATTGGTATCTCCGAACCATATGAGTCTATCGAGGTGTGCAAATGGAGACAAGCCAAAATGTCGTGCATGTACGATGTTGTATTCACCTTTGGATCCATCTATTTCTTATTTTCGCTCGATTTGTCAGATTTAAGATGAGAATGAATTGGATAATTGAAATGTAAGCCACATTGGGAGATAATTAAATGGATCGTTTATTTATTATGCCTTACTATAAACACTTGCAATAAAACAAACACTAACTATCAATTATCccaaaaaataaacaataaaggTTAGCAAGATTAATCTTCGTCGATTGACCTTCAGATCTCGAAATAACATTAATAATGTAGTTATAGTTTTAAATTTCTAATTAAAGTTTAGACTTGAGTTGATTAGATGCAGGAATGACATGTATTTCGAAGACAGTCGAAATAAACGGAGTAGATGCATAAGGAATAATTTATCGACGATATGCAAGTTTGATGTGACAAAACTGCCCTCCTTAGGACGTGTAAAGCGGCGAATCGATCATGGGTTAGGTTGGCCGTACCTTAATGCAGGAGATGAATCAAGTCCGTCCATCATCGTATACCAACGTATCTTACAGGGAACCTGTGGTCACCTGTCGACGTCATCGGTATTTATGTGATTATGGGAAAGACAAAGAGCATAAATGCAATTTGTAACTTGAGAACAGGGACAGTTCACCCGATCTGTTTCTCTCGGGAAGAGTAACGGCCTCCGTTGTGGGGACCACGTCACCCCACATGCTGTCCTGTCGCGAAGCAGGTAGACAGGTGAGTGGTAAGAAACAAGTGGTTAAAGCATTTTGCCACCTTTTGATCCCGATCGACGTCGATGAGCAAATACGTATAGTTATACGATGACGACGAAGAAATCCATGTATAGTACGAACAAATGCTCCGCCGTCCAGCAGATTCAAACTCAAGCCCTTCCCGCCTTCCAAGGCGTCACGTTAGGGTTTCGCTCCGATGGTCTTCCCGATCCCGGATCGTCGGAACGCCCGCGCCGGCCTCCTCCCCGGATTCGATCCCTAGTTTCTTGATCTCGTGGGACGATGGCTTCGAAGGCCTGCTTTTTGGCTACCGAGTGAGAATCGGAAGGCTTGTCAGATCATCAGGCTCCTATTTCTGTCTTCTATGACTGATTTGATGCCTGAGGTAGGTCGTAATGCAGGAACATAGACGCACCATGGATGCTTGGCCGTGATCTGCCGGAGCTCCTTCGTGCACTCAGGCTCCCGAGGGCACAAGCTCGTCTCCAGCATGTACTGCAGCATCAGCGTCAAGAAGAAGCTTAACGGGGATCGGTAAGCGAGATGCTGATGAGGAGGGAGGGGAGACGGTGGGTTACTTCGTAGAGGGCGTCGCTCTGAAGCAGGCTTTTGTGGCCCATTTCCTGATGCCTGCTCTGCTCTCCATTCTGGCTCTCCGTCGccatttctctcttcttctcctatcTTGGTCCTGTTCTTCTCTGCCTCCTGGGATTGGGCGGGGAGAGCGGGCGAGAGAGAGGACTTAAAATAGAAGAAGGAACAAATGGGGAGCAGTGGTGGCGATGCGACCTCTTTGTGGGGGTCCCACGTCTGTAGGTGCGTACTCACTTCACCCACCTCCTAAGATTGCAAGCATGATCTCACCGCCATCACGCACGCAGGCCCTTGATGGATACCATTGAGATCTTTGGGAGCATTGCCACAGTGTTGGGCTCGGCATCCCGTGCCGCTGCTTCGGCACGAGACGTTGGCCTGCCGAACTGTCCGAAGCATGGAAGGAGCGAAAAAGATGCCGAAGCAATAGCCTGGGGGTCACACAACAAATGCGGGAAGTGATGATAGGCAGTGTCTGTAACGTTAGGGGAGCCATGACGACGCATACCAAGAAGAAAACAAGACAGTAGATGGAGATTTAGGTCATAATCGTCCTTAAGAAACCTCTGAGCTAGAAAAGATGGTAAATCTCTGTTATCCTCTTCCTTGTCATGTGCTTTTCACTCTTTCCTTGATGCAATCTTACTCTAGCAATGAAATATGGTATTATTCCTTGTGGTCAATCCAGTAGCCGTTGTTTCTATCTATCCTCCTATGAATAACTGCTGCTTACAAGTGAACACAGATGTCCAGGTTACTTCTATCAAACATTTGCAAAAGGGTTGGACGAGTCAAGGCCTCATTACAACTTCCAAGTGCAAATAATAAGGGTTTGCAAAGCATTCAACAGCCAAACTGGTGCACCTCAAAATCTTTGAGAGACTGCATCTTTGCAATGAGCACTGGGGGAAATTTTTTCCCTGTGCTTATAAGCTGGTTGAGGTCAGAGCGAATGAAGGAATCACCACCAAAAATTTCCAGGCATGAAAGTGACAGAAATTTGAAATTACCGACGCAATTGCTGGATGAATTCCTCCTTTTCTGATGGCTCATCTTGCAACCTGACTCTACCTAACATGCATTCGGCAACATGGTCTGCACCCACTGAGGATGATGCTTGCCCTCCGGGATGTTGGGCAGCATCGGCAGCCATGGAATTCACCTCATTTTCTATGTTGAAAAAGCGAGGTGGAGTCTTTGATGATTCACCTGTGAGGTTCCTTGGAGAATGTCTAGTATCTGGCTGCTGTTGTGTTATCATTTCTTGTGTTAGAATCTCCTGCGATGGTAGAAACATCTCAACATCAATCGATCAATTTTGCATGCTTCGCCTCAAAATTCCATATGTATGTATCTTTTTGTTCTTCTGATCAAGCGTGTTAGCAGGAAAATTTTCCTTTTCTCTTTTAACTTGCAGAACAGAGAGTAGGATGAATAGAAGACTATGGTGCGGTAAAGATTAAAAAGGGTTACCTCGATGGACACAGGCAATAGAAAAGATCCATGGTGGGACTGCGATGGCTCCATTGCAACTGGAGTCTCTGGCTTAGTAATATTGATAACACTTGGTATGGAAGCAGATTGATTGGACGACGGTGACAGATCAAACGTGTTCGGAACAGATGATACTTGGTTTAGGGGCAGCATGCCTACAGCGGTCACTGCTCTGTTGGCACCCAGACCAAAATCAATACCCATTGGCAAAGCTTGCAAAGGCTGCAAACCTCCAGACAAGAACATTGGATGTTGACTTAGGCTGTTCCTCATCGAAAGCATCTGCGACAATAACGATAAGTCAACAAAGTATGCACTAGAATTTCGACGATTAAGCATAACACAGTACAATTTAATTGACTAAGAAAATGAGTGTAATAGATGACAGATTGATTAGATAAACGAACCACaatttggaaaaaaagaaaaaaaaaaaatttgttgctCTTTAGTAAAAAGAAAACGGCATCCACTGAAATTTCAACAACAAAATTCTACTTACTCTACTTATTGGACTTTTTTATTAAGGGCCATCAGAATGCTCATCCATCAGAATGTACCTAGCTTATACTCTAGAGCAAGATGATGTTATCGTTGTCACATATTCAAACCATTTGCAGACATATATTAAGAGAGATCCTCATATGCTCTCTACCTTGGTTGCTCTATATCCCAAGAATTTACCGGTGATTTTTCAATATTTCACTTGTTTTGTTGAACTATAACCATATTTGTACCATCTTTGTCCTGTATTGTTCCTTCACAAATAAAATTTGGGGGTATGTGATCTTCATTCTGTATTCTTCTTTATTAACGTTTTGGGGTATACCATTTTCATCCTGTATTCTtctatatttattaaaatttggGGAACATCCTGCAATTTCtattacaaaaattaaaaagaatcgaTTGGCTTCTCCCAGCAGCTTTTTTACTGATTTTCAAACTGTAAAAAACAGTGAAGGGGGCTACTAAATCAGTGTAAGTGGTGTTAGGACTAGTCAATCCAAACTCAGATTCCCAGGATCAGATGAGAATCAAATGACCCTGATAACTGCAGTAGACCTATCATAATTCAAGTTCAAGGGCCTTCTTATTCCATAAAAGCTAGGAATAAATAAAACATCAAATCCTACAGATTTCATCTTCACCTTTGCTCACTAGAAGGTTGCATGATCTATCTTGACACCATTCATACAAGCAAACCCCAGTAGCTGTGTTTCACACGAATAAATCTCTAAAAGTTGAATGCAGAATCATGAGTTTTGACTCAGAGAAACTTATGTTAGAGGAATTCATAGCAGAACTTGTCCATGGGTCAAATTTTCTTGGGCTCAATAGAAGAAACACCTTAACCTTGTTCTTCTTCGGTTCAAATTTTCATTTTCACCTAACCATGTGTCTACCAAATCTAAG
This DNA window, taken from Musa acuminata AAA Group cultivar baxijiao chromosome BXJ3-7, Cavendish_Baxijiao_AAA, whole genome shotgun sequence, encodes the following:
- the LOC135584701 gene encoding transcription factor SPATULA-like, with product MDAHSRSLCSGSSGHAYYQGNQDQISFLLGHLSPTCSSYPSSDFPLAGAEDGFGAVGSSLLHSRMKSPDQDLDSLDCEIEVSEEPPKLAPARTSSSKRNRAAEVHNLSEKRRRSRINEKMKALQSLIPNSSKTDKASMLDEAIEYLKQLQLQVQMLSMRNSLSQHPMFLSGGLQPLQALPMGIDFGLGANRAVTAVGMLPLNQVSSVPNTFDLSPSSNQSASIPSVINITKPETPVAMEPSQSHHGSFLLPVSIEEILTQEMITQQQPDTRHSPRNLTGESSKTPPRFFNIENEVNSMAADAAQHPGGQASSSVGADHVAECMLGRVRLQDEPSEKEEFIQQLRR